A stretch of Henckelia pumila isolate YLH828 chromosome 4, ASM3356847v2, whole genome shotgun sequence DNA encodes these proteins:
- the LOC140860545 gene encoding protein DETOXIFICATION 35-like, translating into MEAPLLERSSGEVQLIGDDGDYLAPKGLGAWWRVFCVETAKLWRIGGPIGLQILCQYSVTSVSIAFAGHLGDVELSAFTIALSVVCTFSFGFMLGMGSALETLCGQAYGAGQVHMLGVYMQRSMIILFVTCIFVSPLYIFATPILKLVGQQDEIAYPAGVYTLMILPQLCSLAIVFPTQKFLQAQSKVSMLAWTGAIALISHCFMCWLFIYVFGWGATGLAVSIDITGWGTALAQLVYVVVWCKDGWKGLSWSAFQEIWSFLRLSLESAVMLCLEVWYIMSIIILTGHLDNAVTSVGSLSICMSIDAWQTMVFIGVNAAISVRVSNELGKGRPRAAKYSVYVTLFQSLLIGILCVVVILATRNKFSIIFTDSKPMQKAVAHLSPLLGITMLLNSIQPVISGVAIGGGWQGLVAYINLACYYIFGLPLGIILGYVAHLGVEGLWGGMIAGIALQTLLLLFVLYKTNWNKEVDQTTERMRKWGGQDINGSEKSFHGDKGGH; encoded by the exons ATGGAGGCGCCGCTGCTGGAGCGGAGCTCCGGCGAGGTCCAGCTGATCGGGGACGACGGCGATTACTTGGCACCCAAGGGGCTGGGCGCGTGGTGGAGAGTGTTCTGCGTGGAAACAGCGAAGCTGTGGAGGATCGGCGGGCCGATCGGGCTTCAGATCTTGTGCCAGTACAGCGTCACCTCCGTTAGCATCGCCTTCGCCGGACACCTGGGAGACGTCGAGCTCTCGGCTTTCACTATTGCTCTCTCCGTCGTCTGCACCTTCTCTTTTGGATTCATG CTTGGCATGGGGAGTGCCCTTGAGACGCTGTGTGGGCAGGCCTACGGTGCTGGACAAGTACATATGCTAGGCGTTTACATGCAACGTTCCATGATCATCCTGTTCGTCACTTGCATCTTCGTTTCACCGCTCTATATATTCGCCACCCCGATCCTAAAGTTAGTCGGGCAACAAGATGAAATAGCGTATCCTGCCGGAGTCTACACGCTCATGATTCTCCCGCAGTTGTGCTCCCTCGCCATCGTTTTCCCAACCCAAAAATTCCTCCAAGCTCAGAGCAAAGTTTCCATGCTCGCTTGGACCGGTGCTATTGCTCTCATCTCACACTGTTTTATGTGTTGGCTCTTTATCTATGTGTTCGGCTGGGGAGCCACCGGTCTGGCTGTGTCAATCGATATTACCGGTTGGGGCACGGCTCTCGCGCAGCTAGTGTATGTTGTTGTTTGGTGTAAGGATGGGTGGAAAGGACTGTCGTGGTCCGCGTTTCAAGAGATTTGGTCCTTCTTAAGATTGTCATTGGAATCTGCAGTGATGCTTTGTTTGGAGGTATGGTATATAATGAGCATTATCATCCTCACTGGCCATCTTGATAACGCTGTCACCTCAGTTGGTTCCCTTTCTATATG CATGAGCATTGATGCCTGGCAAACAATGGTGTTCATAGGAGTCAATGCTGCTATAAG TGTACGTGTCTCCAACGAGCTCGGCAAGGGACGACCCAGAGCAGCGAAATATTCGGTCTATGTGACTCTTTTCCAGTCCCTACTAATCGGGATCCTGTGCGTGGTGGTCATCCTCGCGACCAGAAATAAGTTTTCGATTATCTTTACAGACAGCAAACCAATGCAAAAGGCAGTGGCTCATCTTTCACCTCTTCTTGGAATCACAATGCTTCTTAACAGCATCCAGCCAGTCATATCTG GTGTTGCTATAGGAGGTGGATGGCAAGGGTTGGTAGCTTACATAAACTTGGCTTGCTATTACATTTTTGGTCTACCTCTGGGAATCATTCTTGGCTATGTAGCTCATCTGGGAGTGGAG GGGCTGTGGGGTGGCATGATAGCTGGCATTGCTTTACAGACGCTGCTGCTCTTGTTCGTCCTTTACAAAACCAACTGGAACAAGGAG GTCGATCAAACGACGGAGCGAATGCGGAAATGGGGAGGGCAAGACATTAATGGCTCTGAGAAATCATTTCATGGAGACAAAGGTGGACATTAA